The Candidatus Melainabacteria bacterium RIFOXYA2_FULL_32_9 genomic interval TTCATGGTATATTGGGTCAAATTCTTTTCCAATAGCATCGATTTTCTGTAAACCTATTTTTTCCAGTGAATCGATAAATTGCTTCTGAACTACATTAAAATTTTCCTTAACTTTTTCAAGGTCGTCCATCTCAGAAATACATTTTTGAGCTCTTTCAAAAGTATCAATTACAGGCAATATTTTTTTCAGAGTACCTTCTGCACCATATTTTAATAAAGATTCTCTTTCCTGAGCTTGCCTTTTTCTATAATTATCGAAATCAGCTGCCAATCTTAAATATTGGTTTTTTAATGATTCCATTTCGGATTGTATATTTTCTTCTAATTGTTCTTCTGTCTGCTGATCAGAGGTGATATTGTCATTTTCTTCATTCTTGTTATTAGCAGCAAATGGATTTTTAGCTTCATCTTCAGCATTTATTGATTCAGATTCTGTGTTTAAAGTTTCGTTATCGGTATTATCCTTATTTTTATCAAACATTCCTGATTACCCTTTAAGATATACTTACATCAATTAATTATTATAGTTTAAAATATAGATTTTCTTAATTTTTTGTCTTTATAGTCTTTATTTAATCACAAACACTTTTATTACCAAACTCTTTAGGAATAAAACATTAAGGTAATTTTTCAGTTATTGTATTTGTTTCATAATAGTTGATAATAAAATTATATAAGTTCTTATTGGAGGAGTAAGAATGACTCTAAAAAACTTTCTAATTTTAATTTTTTCGTGCGTACTGCTTTTTTCAAGCTCATTAGGAGGTTTTCTGATTGGGTATAAAATTGCAGAAAAGTCACAAAATGAACCCTCTCTTACAAAATTTTTACCTAAAAATGTAAATAAAACAATACCGGCACCAATTTCTAGTAATATAATTGCTGATATATCAGAAAAAGTCATA includes:
- a CDS encoding nucleotide exchange factor GrpE, producing MFDKNKDNTDNETLNTESESINAEDEAKNPFAANNKNEENDNITSDQQTEEQLEENIQSEMESLKNQYLRLAADFDNYRKRQAQERESLLKYGAEGTLKKILPVIDTFERAQKCISEMDDLEKVKENFNVVQKQFIDSLEKIGLQKIDAIGKEFDPIYHEAVMQTPTDEVADHTIIAELQTGYKLDDRILRPALVNVAVNQ